A stretch of Henckelia pumila isolate YLH828 chromosome 4, ASM3356847v2, whole genome shotgun sequence DNA encodes these proteins:
- the LOC140864507 gene encoding uncharacterized protein, whose amino-acid sequence MGDRGTENNLLQKMEKRIEKKSKKVKTGKESVMGLLENFGRKVSEHEPEPEPEQRSQVDDVTENTNHRKNKGKKASKEVKDAKVVDMAMDSSHGQLIGVCGEEGSGDVRNQEKRKKKKSKIEECYLPKYDVGKLEANEVLEKPVEEKDSELKSGKGAKKERKKKKLMEIHNFGDREREYDDREQGGVFDDNNEGGVTEKVKGTKRKRGRTNSKDDYCIESQVNCAGAMESKIFYASEENKAMKIESKSKKMCESIVEDHDNDFSKKVKRKKKAVEAELKEGGDVEKHEKRKKKNKAHGNEGEEANKGEDRKAKPVVNDLDDPTPSKSNKKVSFSGQDEIFPLSDNSNTNEMYDEENLVRGKRFTPEENEMVKAAVYRFIENHNLGDDGLDMVLNSKKYPELRGCWKEIGAAIPYRPYIAVYFRAQIIFRRSATRKWTQEEYDMVLKYQEVHGNEWKALAEELGKHRWHVKDAWRRIKLRNTKKGHWSQKEYQNLFDLVNIDLQQKLSEEKRSKHGMLRDNISWTAISDKLSTRAQAICCMKWYNQLTSPMVAEGLWADSDDYRLLQQLYHMDAGCIEDVDWDFILDHRSGGLCLKRWNQMVMHIGKYRNKPFSEQVDVLAKRYCPKLLEAREIWDDKPIVP is encoded by the coding sequence ATGGGAGATCGAGGAACCGAGAATAATTTGCTCCAGAAAATGGAGAAGAGGATTGAGAAAAAGTCGAAGAAAGTTAAAACTGGTAAAGAAAGTGTCATGGGATTGCTTGAGAATTTTGGTAGGAAAGTGAGCGAGCATGAGCCTGAGCCTGAGCCTGAGCAAAGATCTCAGGTCGATGATGTTACTGAAAATACGAATCATCGAAAGAACAAAGGAAAGAAGGCAAGTAAAGAAGTGAAAGATGCTAAGGTGGTTGACATGGCGATGGATTCAAGTCACGGACAATTGATCGGAGTTTGTGGCGAAGAAGGCAGTGGGGATGTGAGGAATCaggaaaaaagaaagaagaaaaaaagtaAAATTGAGGAATGCTATTTGCCAAAATATGACGTTGGGAAACTTGAGGCAAATGAGGTTCTAGAAAAGCCCGTGGAAGAAAAAGATTCCGAACTTAAAAGTGGCAAAGGTGCTAAGAAAGagaggaagaaaaaaaaattgatggaaATCCATAACTTTGGTGACAGAGAGAGAGAATATGATGATCGAGAACAGGGTGGGGTATTTGATGATAATAATGAAGGTGGTGTTACTGAGAAGGTTAAGGGGACGAAAAGGAAGAGAGGAAGAACGAACAGCAAGGATGATTATTGCATAGAGTCACAAGTTAATTGTGCTGGAGCTATGGAGTCCAAAATTTTTTATGCTTCAGAGGAAAATAAGGCAATGAAAATTGAAAGCAAGAGTAAAAAAATGTGTGAGTCAATCGTTGAGGACCACGACAATGATTTTTCTAAAAAGgttaaaagaaagaagaaggcTGTAGAAGCTGAACTTAAGGAGGGTGGAGATGTGGAGAAACATGAAAAAAGGAAGAAAAAGAACAAGGCACATGGCAATGAAGGAGAAGAGGCAAATAAAGGCGAGGATAGAAAGGCCAAACCAGTGGTTAATGATTTAGATGATCCTACGCCTTCCAAAAGTAACAAGAAAGTGAGTTTTTCTGGCCAGGATGAGATTTTCCCTCTTTCTGATAATTCAAATACCAATGAGATGTACGATGAAGAGAATCTTGTGCGAGGTAAACGTTTCACTCCGGAGGAAAATGAGATGGTCAAAGCGGCTGTTTATCGTTTCATAGAGAATCACAATTTGGGTGACGATGGTTTAGACATGGTTTTGAATAGTAAAAAGTACCCTGAGTTGAGAGGTTGTTGGAAAGAGATAGGAGCTGCCATACCCTATAGGCCATATATTGCTGTCTATTTTCGTGCTCAAATTATATTTAGAAGGTCTGCAACCCGGAAATGGACTCAAGAAGAGTATGATATGGTTCTGAAGTACCAGGAGGTTCATGGTAACGAGTGGAAGGCATTGGCTGAAGAACTTGGCAAACATAGATGGCATGTAAAGGATGCTTGGCGCAGAATAAAACTGCGCAACACGAAGAAAGGACATTGGTCACAGAAAGAGTATCAGAACCTTTTTGATCTGGTGAACATCGATCTGCAACAGAAACTTTCTGAAGAGAAAAGATCGAAACATGGGATGTTGAGGGATAATATAAGTTGGACAGCAATTAGCGATAAATTATCCACTCGAGCTCAAGCAATTTGCTGCATGAAGTGGTATAATCAGTTGACATCACCTATGGTGGCTGAAGGCTTGTGGGCTGACAGCGACGACTATCGCTTGCTGCAACAGCTTTATCACATGGATGCAGGCTGCATTGAAGATGTggactgggattttattcttgATCACAGATCTGGAGGCTTGTGTCTGAAGCGTTGGAACCAAATGGTTATGCACATCGGAAAATATCGTAACAAGCCTTTTTCAGAACAAGTTGACGTGTTGGCAAAACGATATTGCCCAAAACTTCTAGAGGCCAGAGAAATATGGGATGACAAACCAATAGTTCCTTGA